One Streptomyces sp. P9-A2 DNA window includes the following coding sequences:
- the dapB gene encoding 4-hydroxy-tetrahydrodipicolinate reductase codes for MSKLRVAVLGANGRIGSEAVRAVEAADDMELVAALGRGDRLETLAENGAQVAVELTTPASVMGNLDFCVRHGIHAVVGTTGWTEDRLAHLTDLLEQSPETGVLIAPNFSIGAVLTMKFAQIAAPYFESVEVVELHHPNKVDAPSGTATRTAQLIAEARRKAGSAPAPDATVTALDGARGADVDGVPVHAVRLRGLLAHQEVLLGGEGETLTVRHDSLHHSSFMPGILLGTRRVVTTPGLTFGLEHFLDLN; via the coding sequence ATGAGCAAGCTGCGTGTGGCGGTCCTCGGAGCCAACGGCCGCATCGGGTCCGAGGCGGTACGGGCCGTCGAGGCCGCCGACGACATGGAACTGGTGGCCGCGCTCGGCCGGGGCGACCGGCTGGAGACCCTTGCCGAGAACGGTGCCCAGGTCGCCGTCGAACTGACCACCCCCGCCTCGGTCATGGGCAACCTCGACTTCTGCGTACGCCACGGCATCCACGCGGTCGTCGGCACCACCGGCTGGACCGAGGACCGTCTCGCGCATCTGACGGACCTGCTCGAGCAGTCCCCGGAGACGGGCGTGCTCATCGCACCGAACTTCTCCATCGGCGCCGTGCTGACCATGAAGTTCGCGCAGATCGCGGCCCCGTACTTCGAGTCCGTCGAGGTCGTCGAGCTGCACCACCCGAACAAGGTGGACGCCCCCAGCGGCACCGCCACCCGCACCGCCCAGCTCATCGCCGAGGCCCGCCGCAAGGCCGGCAGCGCCCCCGCCCCGGACGCCACGGTCACGGCCCTGGACGGCGCCCGCGGCGCCGACGTGGACGGCGTCCCGGTGCACGCCGTCCGGCTGCGCGGCCTGCTGGCCCACCAGGAGGTCCTGCTCGGCGGCGAGGGCGAGACCCTCACCGTCCGTCACGACTCCCTGCACCACAGCAGCTTCATGCCGGGCATCCTGCTCGGCACCCGCCGCGTGGTGACCACTCCCGGCCTGACCTTCGGCCTGGAACACTTCCTCGACCTGAACTGA
- a CDS encoding DegT/DnrJ/EryC1/StrS family aminotransferase, whose product MLRAAGVGVGDEVVVSAFGNMEVAEAVTLAGALPVFAEIDPATYCLAPAAVEAAITSRTAAVVAVHRFGRNADIARLHALGQRHGLLVLERGESEAPYDEVARRRERAAYLDAKLRGVRTPDGGDGHTYQQYVVRIPGNGRPDRDAFARAVRAKGVECRVPVRTPVHRLPEFRRCVSLPETERAADETLALPVDASLTKRDMQRVASACNALGGLLQPAV is encoded by the coding sequence CTGCTCAGGGCCGCCGGTGTCGGAGTCGGTGACGAGGTGGTCGTGTCCGCCTTCGGAAACATGGAAGTTGCCGAAGCCGTCACTCTCGCAGGTGCGTTGCCGGTGTTCGCCGAGATAGACCCGGCGACCTACTGCCTCGCGCCGGCCGCTGTGGAAGCGGCCATCACCTCACGGACCGCGGCCGTCGTCGCCGTGCATCGCTTCGGCAGGAACGCCGACATCGCGCGGTTGCACGCTCTCGGACAGCGACACGGTCTGCTCGTGCTGGAGCGCGGGGAGTCCGAAGCCCCGTACGACGAGGTCGCCCGGCGCAGGGAGCGTGCCGCCTACCTCGATGCGAAGCTACGGGGTGTGCGGACACCCGACGGAGGCGACGGCCACACCTACCAGCAGTACGTCGTGCGAATCCCCGGAAACGGGCGACCCGACCGGGACGCCTTCGCACGAGCCGTGCGGGCCAAGGGAGTCGAGTGCAGGGTGCCGGTGAGGACGCCTGTGCACCGGCTGCCGGAGTTCCGGCGGTGCGTGTCCCTGCCCGAGACCGAACGGGCCGCCGACGAGACGCTCGCCCTGCCCGTGGACGCCTCGTTGACCAAGCGGGACATGCAGCGCGTCGCATCGGCGTGCAACGCGCTGGGCGGACTGCTGCAGCCGGCTGTGTGA
- the thyX gene encoding FAD-dependent thymidylate synthase has protein sequence MTSANDPQPSTPDDVTLRSDVTVELVKSSASDSDVLFAARVSTLGEQSIGELDKDPERSKGLINYLMRDRHGSPFEHNSLTFLISAPIFVFREFMRHRVGWSYNEESGRYRELQPVFYVPDASRKLVQEGRPGKYVFVEGTEVQHAAVQDVLGGTYRQAYDAYQKLLAEGVAREVARAVLPVGLYSSMYATCNARSLMHFLGLRTQHELAKVPSFPQREIEMVGEKMEAEWARLMPLTHAAFNANGRVAP, from the coding sequence TTGACCTCCGCCAACGATCCCCAGCCGTCAACACCCGACGACGTCACCTTGCGGAGTGACGTCACCGTCGAACTGGTGAAGTCCAGTGCCTCGGACTCGGATGTCCTGTTCGCCGCCCGCGTATCGACCCTCGGCGAGCAGTCGATCGGGGAACTGGACAAGGACCCGGAGCGTTCCAAGGGCCTGATCAACTACCTGATGCGGGACCGGCACGGCAGCCCGTTCGAGCACAACTCCCTGACGTTCCTCATCAGCGCACCCATCTTCGTGTTCCGCGAGTTCATGCGCCACCGGGTCGGCTGGTCCTACAACGAGGAATCCGGGCGCTACCGCGAGCTGCAGCCCGTCTTCTACGTGCCCGACGCGTCGCGCAAGCTCGTCCAGGAGGGACGTCCGGGCAAGTACGTCTTCGTCGAGGGCACCGAGGTCCAGCACGCGGCCGTCCAGGACGTGCTCGGCGGCACCTACCGCCAGGCCTACGACGCCTACCAGAAGCTGCTGGCCGAGGGCGTCGCCCGCGAGGTGGCCCGCGCGGTGCTCCCGGTGGGCCTGTACTCCTCGATGTACGCCACGTGCAACGCCCGCTCGTTGATGCACTTCCTAGGCCTGCGCACCCAGCACGAGCTGGCGAAGGTGCCGTCCTTCCCGCAGCGGGAGATCGAGATGGTCGGCGAGAAGATGGAGGCCGAATGGGCCCGGCTCATGCCGCTCACCCACGCCGCCTTCAACGCCAACGGACGCGTGGCCCCGTAG
- a CDS encoding polyribonucleotide nucleotidyltransferase — MENETHYAEAVIDNGSFGTRTIRFETGRLARQAAGSAVAYLDDDTMVLSATTASKNPKDQLDFFPLTVDVEERMYAAGKIPGSFFRREGRPSEDAILTCRLIDRPLRPSFKKGLRNEIQVVATIMALNPDHLYDVVAINAASASTQLAGLPFSGPIGGVRVALIRGQWVAFPTHTELEDAVFDMVVAGRVLEDGDVAIMMVEAEATDQTVKLVEGGADAPTEEVVAAGLDAAKPFIKVLCKAQADLAAKAAKPTGEFPVFLDHQDDVLEALAAAVRPELAQALTIAGKQEREAELDRVKQLAAEKLLPEFEGREKEISAAYRALTKSLVRERVIKEKKRIDGRGVTDIRTLAAEVEAIPRVHGSALFERGETQILGVTTLNMLRMEQQLDTLSPVTRKRYMHNYNFPPYSVGETGRVGSPKRREIGHGALAERAILPVLPTREEFPYAIRQVSEALGSNGSTSMGSVCASTMSLLNAGVPLKAPVAGIAMGLISQEINGETHYVALTDILGAEDAFGDMDFKVAGTKEFVTALQLDTKLDGIPASVLAAALKQARDARLHILDVMMEAIDTPDEMSPNAPRIITVKIPVDKIGEVIGPKGKMINQIQEDTGADITIEDDGTIYIGAAQGSQAEAARATINSIANPTMPEVGERYLGTVVKTTTFGAFVSLMPGKDGLLHISQIRKLAGGKRVENVEDVLGVGAKVQVEIAEIDSRGKLSLIPVIEGEDDDKKADTDQ, encoded by the coding sequence GTGGAGAACGAGACCCACTACGCCGAGGCCGTCATCGACAACGGCTCCTTCGGTACCCGCACCATCCGCTTCGAGACGGGCCGCCTCGCCCGTCAGGCCGCCGGCTCCGCCGTGGCCTACCTGGACGACGACACCATGGTGCTGTCGGCCACCACGGCCTCGAAGAACCCCAAGGACCAGCTCGACTTCTTCCCCCTCACGGTGGACGTCGAGGAGCGGATGTACGCGGCCGGCAAGATCCCCGGCTCCTTCTTCCGCCGGGAGGGCCGCCCCTCCGAGGACGCGATCCTCACCTGCCGCCTCATCGACCGCCCGCTGCGCCCGTCCTTCAAGAAGGGCCTGCGCAACGAGATCCAGGTCGTCGCCACGATCATGGCGCTCAACCCCGACCACCTGTACGACGTCGTGGCGATCAACGCCGCCTCCGCGTCCACGCAGCTGGCCGGTCTGCCCTTCTCCGGCCCGATCGGCGGCGTCCGCGTCGCGCTGATCCGCGGCCAGTGGGTCGCCTTCCCGACGCACACCGAGCTCGAGGACGCCGTCTTCGACATGGTCGTCGCGGGCCGCGTCCTGGAGGACGGCGACGTCGCGATCATGATGGTCGAGGCCGAGGCCACCGACCAGACCGTCAAGCTGGTCGAGGGTGGTGCCGACGCCCCCACCGAGGAGGTCGTCGCCGCCGGCCTCGACGCCGCGAAGCCCTTCATCAAGGTGCTCTGCAAGGCCCAGGCCGACCTCGCCGCGAAGGCCGCCAAGCCGACCGGCGAGTTCCCGGTCTTCCTGGACCACCAGGACGACGTCCTGGAGGCGCTGGCCGCCGCCGTCCGCCCCGAGCTCGCCCAGGCGCTCACCATCGCCGGCAAGCAGGAGCGCGAGGCCGAGCTGGACCGCGTCAAGCAGCTCGCCGCCGAGAAGCTCCTGCCGGAGTTCGAGGGCCGCGAGAAGGAGATCTCCGCCGCGTATCGCGCGCTGACCAAGTCCCTGGTCCGCGAGCGCGTCATCAAGGAGAAGAAGCGCATCGACGGCCGCGGAGTCACCGACATCCGCACCCTGGCCGCCGAGGTCGAGGCCATCCCGCGGGTGCACGGTTCCGCGCTGTTCGAGCGTGGCGAGACCCAGATCCTGGGCGTCACCACCCTCAACATGCTCCGTATGGAGCAGCAGCTGGACACCCTTTCCCCGGTGACCCGCAAGCGCTACATGCACAACTACAACTTCCCGCCGTACTCCGTCGGCGAGACCGGCCGCGTGGGCTCCCCCAAGCGCCGCGAGATCGGCCACGGCGCCCTCGCCGAGCGCGCCATCCTGCCGGTGCTGCCCACCCGCGAGGAGTTCCCGTACGCGATCCGGCAGGTGTCCGAGGCCCTCGGCTCCAACGGCTCGACGTCCATGGGATCGGTCTGCGCCTCCACCATGTCGCTGCTGAACGCCGGTGTGCCGCTCAAGGCCCCCGTCGCCGGTATCGCCATGGGCCTGATCTCCCAGGAGATCAACGGCGAGACGCACTACGTCGCCCTCACCGACATCCTCGGTGCGGAGGACGCCTTCGGTGACATGGACTTCAAGGTCGCCGGCACCAAGGAGTTCGTGACCGCCCTCCAGCTCGACACCAAGCTGGACGGCATCCCCGCCTCCGTCCTGGCCGCCGCCCTCAAGCAGGCCCGTGACGCCCGCCTCCACATCCTCGACGTGATGATGGAAGCGATCGACACGCCGGACGAGATGTCCCCGAACGCCCCGCGGATCATCACCGTCAAGATCCCCGTGGACAAGATCGGTGAGGTCATCGGCCCCAAGGGCAAGATGATCAACCAGATCCAGGAGGACACCGGCGCCGACATCACGATCGAGGACGACGGCACCATCTACATCGGTGCCGCCCAGGGCTCGCAGGCCGAGGCCGCCCGCGCCACGATCAACAGCATCGCCAACCCGACGATGCCGGAGGTCGGCGAGCGCTACCTGGGTACCGTCGTGAAGACGACCACCTTCGGTGCGTTCGTCTCCCTGATGCCCGGCAAGGACGGACTGCTGCACATCTCGCAGATCCGCAAGCTCGCCGGTGGCAAGCGCGTGGAGAACGTCGAGGACGTGCTCGGCGTGGGCGCCAAGGTCCAGGTCGAGATCGCCGAGATCGACTCCCGCGGCAAGCTCTCCCTCATCCCCGTGATCGAGGGCGAGGACGACGACAAGAAGGCCGACACCGACCAGTGA
- the dapA gene encoding 4-hydroxy-tetrahydrodipicolinate synthase, producing the protein MAPTSTPQTPFGRVLTAMVTPFTADGALDLDGAQRLATHLVDAGNDGLIINGTTGESPTTSNAEKADLVRAVLEAVGDRAHVVAGVGTNDTRHSIELARTAARTGAHGLLVVTPYYNKPPQEGLYQHFTAIADTTELPVMLYDIPGRSGVPINTETLVRLAEHPRIVANKDAKGDLGRAGWAIARSRLAWYSGDDMLNLPLLSVGAVGFVSVVGHLVTPELRALIEAYTSGDVQKATEIHQKLLPVYTGMFRTQGVMTTKAALTLQGLPAGPLRAPMTACTPEEIEQLKIDLAAGGVQL; encoded by the coding sequence ATGGCTCCGACCTCCACTCCGCAGACCCCCTTCGGGAGGGTCCTCACCGCCATGGTCACGCCTTTCACGGCGGACGGCGCACTCGATCTCGACGGCGCCCAGCGGCTCGCCACCCACCTGGTGGACGCAGGCAACGACGGCCTGATCATCAACGGCACCACCGGCGAGTCCCCCACCACCAGCAACGCGGAGAAAGCGGACCTCGTACGGGCGGTCCTGGAGGCGGTCGGAGACCGCGCTCACGTGGTGGCAGGGGTCGGCACCAACGACACCCGTCACAGCATCGAACTGGCCCGCACCGCGGCGCGCACCGGCGCGCACGGCCTGCTGGTCGTCACCCCGTACTACAACAAGCCCCCGCAGGAAGGCCTGTACCAGCACTTCACGGCCATCGCCGACACCACCGAGCTGCCGGTCATGCTCTATGACATCCCCGGCCGCAGCGGTGTCCCGATCAACACCGAGACGCTCGTTCGCCTGGCCGAGCACCCGCGGATCGTCGCCAACAAGGACGCCAAGGGCGACCTCGGCCGTGCCGGCTGGGCCATCGCCCGCTCGCGCCTCGCCTGGTACTCCGGCGACGACATGCTGAACCTGCCGTTGCTCTCCGTGGGCGCCGTCGGCTTCGTCTCGGTCGTCGGCCACCTCGTCACGCCCGAGCTGCGCGCCCTGATCGAGGCGTACACCTCGGGGGACGTTCAGAAGGCCACCGAGATCCACCAGAAGCTGCTCCCCGTCTACACGGGCATGTTCCGCACCCAGGGCGTCATGACCACCAAGGCGGCGCTCACCCTGCAGGGCCTGCCCGCCGGACCCCTGCGCGCCCCCATGACCGCGTGCACGCCGGAGGAGATCGAGCAGCTCAAGATCGATCTTGCCGCCGGCGGGGTACAGCTCTGA
- a CDS encoding ribonuclease J codes for MSHPHPELGRPSPLPANGLRVTPLGGLGEIGRNMTVFEYGGRLLIVDCGVLFPEEEQPGIDLILPDFTSIRDRLDDIEGIVLTHGHEDHIGGVPFLLREKPDIPLIGSKLTLAFIEAKLQEHRIRPYTLEVTEGHRERIGPFDCEFIAVNHSIPDALAVAIRTPAGMVVHTGDFKMDQLPLDNRLTDLHAFARLSEEGIDLLLSDSTNAEVPGFVPPERDISNVLRQVFAGARKRIIVASFASHIHRIQQILDAAHEYGRRVAFVGRSMVRNMGIARDLGYLRVPPGLVVDVKTLDDLPDSEVVLVCTGSQGEPMAALSRMANRDHQIRIVQGDTVILASSLIPGNENAVYRVINGLTRWGANVVHKGNAKVHVSGHASAGELLYFYNICRPKNLMPVHGEWRHLRANAELGALTGVPHDRIVIAEDGVVVDLIDGRAKISGKVQAGYVYVDGLSVGDVGEPALKDRKILGDEGIISVFMVLDSSTGKITGGPHIQARGSGIEDAAFAAVLPKIVDVLERSAQDGVVEAHQMQQLVRRTLGKWVSDTYRRRPMILPVVVEV; via the coding sequence TTGAGTCATCCGCATCCTGAACTCGGCCGGCCATCGCCGCTCCCCGCGAACGGCCTACGCGTCACCCCACTCGGCGGTCTCGGCGAGATCGGCCGCAACATGACGGTCTTCGAGTACGGCGGCCGCCTGCTCATCGTCGACTGCGGCGTGCTCTTCCCCGAGGAGGAGCAGCCGGGAATCGACCTGATCCTGCCGGACTTCACGTCCATCCGGGACCGCCTCGACGACATCGAGGGCATCGTCCTCACGCATGGTCACGAGGACCATATCGGTGGTGTTCCCTTCCTGCTCCGCGAGAAGCCGGACATCCCACTGATCGGCTCCAAGCTGACCCTCGCCTTCATCGAGGCGAAGCTCCAGGAACACCGCATCCGTCCGTACACCCTGGAAGTGACGGAGGGGCACCGCGAGCGCATCGGCCCGTTCGACTGCGAGTTCATCGCGGTCAACCACTCGATCCCCGACGCGCTCGCCGTGGCCATCCGCACGCCCGCGGGCATGGTGGTCCACACCGGCGACTTCAAGATGGACCAGCTCCCGCTGGACAACCGCCTCACGGACCTCCACGCGTTCGCCCGGCTCAGCGAGGAAGGCATCGACCTCCTCCTGTCCGACTCGACGAACGCCGAGGTACCGGGCTTCGTCCCGCCCGAACGCGACATCTCCAACGTTCTGCGCCAGGTTTTCGCCGGCGCGCGCAAACGGATCATCGTGGCGAGCTTCGCCAGCCACATCCATCGCATCCAGCAGATCCTGGACGCGGCGCACGAGTACGGCCGCCGGGTCGCCTTCGTCGGCCGCTCCATGGTCCGCAACATGGGCATCGCCCGCGACCTCGGTTATCTCAGGGTTCCGCCGGGCCTGGTCGTCGACGTGAAGACGCTGGACGACCTGCCGGACAGCGAAGTGGTCCTGGTCTGTACAGGCTCGCAGGGCGAACCCATGGCCGCCCTGTCCCGGATGGCCAACCGCGATCACCAGATCCGCATCGTCCAGGGCGACACGGTGATCCTCGCGTCGTCCCTCATCCCCGGCAACGAGAACGCGGTCTACCGCGTCATCAACGGCCTGACCCGCTGGGGCGCCAACGTCGTCCACAAGGGCAACGCCAAGGTGCACGTCTCGGGCCACGCCTCCGCCGGTGAACTGCTGTACTTCTACAACATCTGCCGTCCGAAGAACCTGATGCCGGTACACGGCGAATGGCGTCACCTGCGAGCCAACGCCGAGCTGGGCGCCCTGACCGGTGTCCCGCACGACCGCATCGTCATCGCCGAGGACGGAGTCGTCGTCGACCTGATCGACGGCAGAGCGAAGATCTCCGGCAAGGTCCAGGCCGGATACGTCTACGTCGACGGCCTGTCCGTGGGCGATGTCGGCGAGCCGGCCCTGAAGGATCGCAAGATCCTCGGCGACGAGGGCATCATCTCGGTCTTCATGGTGCTCGACTCGTCCACCGGGAAGATCACCGGCGGCCCGCACATCCAGGCACGTGGCTCCGGTATCGAGGACGCCGCCTTCGCCGCCGTACTACCGAAGATCGTCGATGTCCTGGAACGGTCCGCCCAGGACGGCGTCGTCGAAGCGCACCAGATGCAGCAGCTGGTACGCAGGACGCTGGGCAAGTGGGTCTCCGACACCTACCGGCGCCGGCCGATGATCCTGCCTGTCGTCGTGGAGGTCTGA
- the rpsO gene encoding 30S ribosomal protein S15 has protein sequence MSLDAATKNQIIADFRTKEGDTGSPEVQVALLSRRISDLTEHLKAHKHDHHSRRGLLILVGQRRRLLQYLAKKDIQRFRALVDRLGIRRGAAGAK, from the coding sequence GTGTCGCTCGACGCCGCTACGAAGAACCAGATCATCGCCGACTTCCGCACCAAGGAAGGTGACACCGGCTCCCCCGAGGTCCAGGTCGCTCTTCTGTCCCGTCGGATCTCCGACCTGACGGAGCACCTCAAGGCCCACAAGCACGACCACCACTCCCGTCGTGGTCTGCTCATCCTGGTCGGTCAGCGCCGCCGACTGCTGCAGTACCTCGCCAAGAAGGACATCCAGCGCTTCCGTGCGCTGGTCGACCGCCTCGGCATCCGCCGCGGTGCGGCGGGCGCCAAGTAA
- a CDS encoding M16 family metallopeptidase, with translation MTSHGSKATARTSPEARAVARTQTLIQGENGIGTVRRTTLPGGLRIVTETLPSVRSATFGIWAHVGSRDETPALNGATHYLEHLLFKGTHRRSALDISAAIDAVGGEMNAFTAKEYTCYYARVLDTDLPLAIDVICDMLTGSRILEEDVDIERGAILEEIAMTEDDPGDGVHDLFAHTMFGDNPLGRPVLGTVDTVNDLTADRIRRFYKKHYDPTHLVVACAGNIDHDQVVRQVRDAFEAAGALKDPDARPIAPRGGRRTLRTAGRVDVIDRRTEQAHILLGMPGLSRTDERRWALGVLNTALGGGMSSRLFQEVREKRGLAYSVYSYTSGFADCGLFGVYAGCRPSQVHDVLKICRDELDQVAEHGLPDDEIRRAIGQLQGSTVLGLEDTGALMNRIGKSELCWGDQMSVDDMLTRIASVTMDDVRAVARDVLGQRPSLSVIGPLKDKQVARLHDTVA, from the coding sequence GTGACGTCCCACGGCTCCAAGGCGACGGCCCGCACCTCCCCGGAGGCGCGGGCCGTCGCCCGTACCCAAACCCTCATCCAGGGCGAGAACGGCATCGGCACCGTCCGCAGAACCACCCTCCCCGGCGGGCTGCGCATCGTCACCGAGACCCTCCCCTCGGTCCGCTCCGCGACCTTCGGCATCTGGGCGCACGTCGGCTCCCGCGACGAGACCCCCGCGCTGAACGGCGCCACCCACTACCTGGAACACCTGCTCTTCAAGGGCACGCACCGCAGGTCCGCCCTGGACATCTCCGCCGCCATCGACGCCGTCGGCGGCGAGATGAACGCGTTCACGGCCAAGGAGTACACGTGCTACTACGCGCGTGTACTCGACACCGACCTGCCGCTCGCCATCGACGTGATCTGCGACATGCTGACCGGCTCCCGCATCCTCGAGGAGGACGTCGACATCGAACGCGGCGCGATCCTCGAAGAGATCGCGATGACCGAGGACGACCCCGGCGACGGCGTGCACGACCTGTTCGCGCACACCATGTTCGGCGACAACCCACTGGGCCGTCCCGTCCTCGGCACCGTCGACACGGTCAACGACCTCACCGCCGACCGCATCCGCCGCTTCTACAAGAAGCACTACGACCCGACCCACCTCGTGGTCGCCTGCGCGGGCAACATCGACCACGACCAGGTCGTACGCCAGGTCCGGGACGCCTTCGAGGCGGCCGGCGCGCTCAAGGACCCGGACGCCCGGCCGATCGCCCCGCGCGGTGGCCGGCGCACGCTGCGCACCGCCGGCCGCGTCGACGTGATCGACCGGAGGACCGAACAGGCGCACATCCTCCTCGGCATGCCGGGCCTGTCCCGCACCGACGAGCGCCGGTGGGCCCTCGGCGTGCTCAACACGGCCCTTGGCGGCGGCATGTCCTCCCGCCTGTTCCAGGAGGTCCGGGAGAAGCGGGGCCTGGCCTACAGCGTGTACTCGTACACCTCCGGCTTCGCCGACTGCGGCCTGTTCGGCGTGTACGCCGGGTGCAGGCCGTCCCAGGTGCACGACGTGCTGAAGATCTGCCGCGACGAACTCGACCAGGTCGCCGAGCACGGTCTGCCCGACGACGAGATACGACGTGCCATCGGCCAGCTCCAGGGCTCCACCGTCCTCGGACTGGAGGACACCGGCGCGCTGATGAACCGTATCGGCAAGAGCGAACTGTGCTGGGGCGACCAGATGTCGGTCGACGACATGCTGACCCGGATAGCCTCGGTCACCATGGACGATGTCCGAGCGGTCGCCCGCGACGTCCTGGGACAGCGGCCCTCGCTGTCGGTCATCGGCCCGCTCAAGGACAAGCAGGTGGCCAGGCTGCACGACACCGTCGCCTAG